A stretch of the Takifugu flavidus isolate HTHZ2018 chromosome 1, ASM371156v2, whole genome shotgun sequence genome encodes the following:
- the rbp3 gene encoding retinol-binding protein 3, protein MAKALFLVASLLLLANDVLVRAAFPPSLITDMAKIVLDNYCSPEKLAGMKEAIEAAGTNTEVLNIPDGESLARVLSAGVQGTVSDSRLMVSYQPDYVPAVPPKMPPLPPEHLVAVLQTSIKLDLLEGNTGYLRIDHILGEDVAEKVGPSLIDLIWNKILPTSALIFDLRYTSSGEISGIPYIVSYFTQAEPVVHIDSVYDRPSNTTTKLFSLSNLLGERYGITKPLIILTSKNTKGIAEDVAYCLKNLKRATIVGEKTAGGSVKLDNFKVGSTDFYITVPTAKSINPVTGSSWEITGVKPDVEVNAEDALATAIKIVSLRAQIPAVIEGAATLIAKNYAFEATGADVATKLRELLAKGQYNLVVSSESLEVALSADLQRLSGDKSLKATQNAPVLPPMDYSPEMYIELIKVSFHTDVFENNIGYLRFDMFGDFEEVKAIAQIIVEHVWNKVVNTDALILDLRNNVGGPTTAIAGFCSYFFDADKLIVLDKLHDRPSGTTTELLTLPELTGVRYGSKKSLIILTSGATAGAAEEFVYIMKKLGRAMIVGETTAGASHPPQVFPVGETGIFLSIPTVHSDTAAGPAWEGTGITPHIPVSAEAALGTAKGILNKHFGGQK, encoded by the exons ATGGCAAAGGCTCTCTTCCTGGTGGCATCCCTGCTGCTTCTGGCAAATGATGTCCTTGTCAGAGCTGCTTTTCCGCCCAGCCTGATCACAGATATGGCAAAAATAGTTCTGGACAATTACTGCTCACCGGAGAAGCTGGCGGGGATGAAGGAGGCGATCGAAGCTGCCGGCACCAACACCGAGGTGCTCAACATTCCAGACGGTGAGTCCTTGGCCAGGGTCCTGAGTGCCGGAGTCCAAGGCACGGTCAGTGACTCGCGTTTGATGGTCTCCTATCAGCCCGACTATGTCCCTGCAGTTCCCCCCAAGAtgccccctctgcccccagAGCATCTTGTCGCTGTCCTCCAGACCTCCATAAAGCTGGATCTCCTGGAGGGCAACACCGGCTACCTGAGGATCGACCACATCCTCGGGGAGGACGTTGCAGAAAAGGTCGGGCCGTCGCTCATCGACTTGATCTGGAATAAAATCCTGCCTACCTCGGCTCTCATCTTTGACCTTCGCTACACCAGCAGTGGGGAGATCTCTGGCATCCCCTATATTGTTTCCTACTTCACTCAAGCCGAGCCCGTGGTTCACATCGACAGCGTGTACGACCGCCCCTCAAACACCACCACCAAGCTCTTCTCCCTGTCCAACCTGCTGGGCGAGAGGTATGGCATTACCAAACCGCTCATTATCCTCACCAGTAAAAACACCAAAGGCATTGCAGAGGATGTTGCCTACTGCCTTAAAAACCTGAAGAGGGCCACCATCGTGGGGGAGAAAACCGCAGGAGGATCTGTGAAACTCGACAATTTCAAAGTGGGGAGCACGGATTTCTACATTACAGTGCCAACGGCAAAGTCCATCAACCCCGTCACCGGCTCCTCTTGGGAGATTACAGGTGTTAAACCTGATGTGGAGGTCAATGCAGAAGATGCCCTCGCTACCGCCATCAAGATAGTCAGCCTCCGTGCCCAGATTCCAGCCGTAATTGAGGGCGCAGCAACCCTTATTGCTAAAAACTATGCCTTTGAAGCAACTGGGGCTGATGTGGCAACGAAGCTGAGGGAGCTGCTGGCCAAGGGCCAGTACAATTTGGTGGTCTCCAGTGAAAGCCTGGAGGTGGCGCTGTCTGCTGACCTGCAGAGACTGTCCGGGGACAAGAGCCTGAAGGCTACACAGAACGCCCCAGTGCTGCCCCCTATG GATTATAGCCCTGAGATGTACATTGAGCTGATCAAAGTCTCCTTTCACACTGACGTATTTGAAAACAACATCGGCTACCTGCGTTTCGATATGTTCGGAGACTTTGAGGAGGTCAAGGCCATTGCCCAGATTATTGTTGAGCATGTCTGGAACAAAGTTGTCAACACTGACGCTCTGATCCTTGACCTCAG gaACAATGTTGGAGGCCCAACAACAGCTATTGCAGGTTTCTGCTCATATTTCTTTGATGCTGACAAGCTGATTGTGCTGGACAAGTTACACGACAGACCGTCTGGCACCACCACCGAGCTGCTGACGCTGCCTGAACTCACCG GCGTGAGGTATGGTTCCAAGAAGAGCCTGATAATCCTGACCAGTGGCGCCACAGCCGGCGCGGCAGAAGAGTTCGTCTACATCATGAAGAAGCTCGGCCGCGCCATGATTGTGGGTGAGACCACCGCCGGAGCCTCTCACCCTCCGCAAGTCTTCCCCGTCGGTGAGACCGGGATCTTCCTCAGCATCCCCACCGTCCACTCCGACACTGCTGCCGGACCGGCCTGGGAGGGAACCGGCATCACCCCCCACATACCCGTCTCAGCGGAGGCCGCCCTCGGGACCGCCAAGGGCATCCTCAACAAGCATTTCGGAGGGCAGAAGTAA
- the LOC130534882 gene encoding retinol-binding protein 3-like codes for MTMVPLTKQMCVIIGRGQRGRLSELEDMAPRTPVLLLVLLFCALPVRSFYQHTLVLEMAKLLLENYCIPENLVGMQEAIQRAIKSREILQISDRKTLATVLTVGVQGALNDPRLSVSYEPSFSPLPLQALSSLPAEQQLRLLRNSIKLDILDSDVGYLRIDRIIDEETLLKFGPLLRENIWDKAAQTSSLILDLRFSTAGGWSGIPSIVSYFTEPHSLVHIDTVYDRPSNTTTELWTMSSVRGKTFGGKKDMIVLIGRRTAGAAEAVAYTLKHLNRAIVVGERSAGGSLKVRKFRIAELDFYITMPVARSVSPITGKSWEVSGISPTVNVAAREALAKAQTFLAVRSRIPKVLQIVSDIIGRFYAFTDRVQALLQQLQSADLFSVVSEEDLAARLNHDLQTASEDPRLIIRHKRDNIPRAEEEPELHAANDHDGELVEGFTVQVLPYNTGYLRLDRFVRCSEGDKLEEIVAEKVWGPLKDTQNLIIDLRHNTGGSSTSVALLLSYLRDPWPKRHFFTIYDSVQNTTTEYGSRPHIPGPSYGSERGVYVLTSHYTAGAAEEFAYLIQSLHFGTVVGEITSGTLMHSKTFQVEGTDIFITVPFINFLDNNGEYWLGGGVVPDAIVLAEEALEHVNRTATFHQGLRSLIGRTGELLEKHYAIQEVAQKVGGVLLSKWAEGLYRSVVDLESLASQLTTDLQEASGDHRLHVFRCDVELESLHGVPKIAAVEEAGFVIDALFKSELLPRNVGYLRFDTMADIEAAKAAAPRLVKSVWNKLVDTDSLIIDMRYNAGGSSTAVPLWCSYFVDGEPLQHLYTVYDRTTKTRVEIMTLPEVSGQRYDPGKDVYILTSHMTGSAAEAFVHAMRDLNRVTIVGEPTAGGSLSSATYQIGESVLYASIPNQVVTSAATGKLWSISGVEPDVFAQARDALPVAQRIISARLLKREKGR; via the coding sequence ATGACGATGGTCCCGCTTACAAAACAGATGTGCGTTATCATAggcaggggacagagaggacggcTGTCTGAGTTGGAAGACATGGCTCCCAGGACGCCGGTGCTCCTCTTGGTGCTTCTTTTCTGTGCTCTACCCGTCCGCTCCTTTTATCAGCACACCTTGGTGTTAGAAATGGCCAAACTACTTCTGGAAAACTACTGCATCCCTGAGAACCTGGTCGGGATGCAGGAGGCCATCCAACGAGCCATCAAAAGTCGTGAAATTCTGCAGATTTCGGACAGGAAGACGCTGGCCACCGTGCTGACAGTGGGGGTCCAAGGAGCGCTGAACGACCCCCGGCTGAGTGTGTCCTACGAGCCCAGCTTCAGCCCGCTGCCACTGCAGGCGCTGTCCTCGCTCCCTgcggagcagcagctccggctgcTCAGGAATTCCATCAAGCTGGACATCTTGGACAGCGACGTCGGATATTTGCGGATCGATCGAATCATTGACGAGGAGACGCTGTTGAAGTTCGGGCCGCTGCTGCGGGAAAACATCTGGGACAAAGCTGCCCAAACCAGCTCCCTGATCCTGGACCTGAGGTTCAGCACGGCGGGAGGATGGTCCGGAATACCTTCCATCGTCTCCTATTTCACCGAGCCTCATTCGCTCGTCCATATTGACACGGTGTATGACCGGCCGTCCAACACCACCACAGAACTCTGGACGATGTCCTCAGTGAGAGGCAAAACCTTTGGTGGGAAGAAGGACATGATTGTTTTGATTGGCAGGCGGACAGCAGGGGCCGCCGAGGCTGTGGCCTACACGCTAAAGCATCTAAACAGGGCCATCGTCGTTGGGGAGAGGTCCGCCGGTGGGTCGCTCAAAGTCCGCAAGTTCCGGATCGCCGAATTGGACTTCTACATAACGATGCCCGTGGCGAGGTCCGTCAGCCCCATCACGGGAAAGAGCTGGGAAGTGAGCGGCATCTCCCCAACGGTCAACGTCGCTGCCAGGGAAGCTCTCGCGAAGGCCCAGACCTTCCTGGCGGTGAGGAGCAGAATCCCAAAGGTGCTGCAGATCGTCTCGGATATCATCGGGAGGTTCTACGCCTTCACCGACAGGGTCCAAGCTCTTCTTCAACAGCTGCAATCTGCAGACCTGTTCTCCGTTGTGTCTGAAGAGGACTTAGCAGCCAGGCTAAACCATGACCTCCAGACCGCGTCCGAAGATCCTCGGCTGATCATCAGGCACAAGAGAGACAACATTcccagagcagaggaggagcccGAGCTCCACGCCGCTAACGACCATGATGGGGAACTGGTAGAAGGGTTCACCGTGCAGGTTCTCCCTTACAATACGGGATACCTGCGCTTGGACAGGTTTGTCCGGTGCTCCGAGGGGGACAAACTAGAGGAGATTGTTGCTGAAAAGGTGTGGGGGCCCCTCAAAGACACCCAGAACCTGATCATTGATCTCCGCCACAACACCGGCGGATCCTCCACATCCGTCGCGCTCCTCCTGTCCTATCTGCGAGACCCCTGGCCAAAAAGGCACTTTTTCACCATCTACGACAGCGTCCAGAACACAACAACAGAATACGGCTCCCGGCCTCACATTCCGGGCCCCTCTTACGGTTCCGAGCGTGGCGTTTACGTGCTGACCAGCCACTACACCGCAGGCGCGGCCGAAGAGTTTGCTTACTTGATCCAGTCTCTACATTTTGGCACCGTCGTCGGTGAAATTACATCCGGCACTCTGATGCATTCAAAGACCTTTCAGGTGGAGGGAACAGACATTTTCATCACCGTCCCCTTCATTAACTTTTTGGACAACAACGGTGAGTactggctgggggggggcgttgtTCCTGACGCTATTGTGCTGGCAGAGGAGGCCTTGGAACATGTGAACAGGACTGCAACATTTCACCAGGGGCTCCGCTCCCTCATCGGGAGGACTGGGGAACTTTTAGAGAAACACTATGCGATACAGGAAGTAGCACAAAAGGTCGGCGGCGTGTTGCTGAGCAAGTGGGCTGAGGGGCTGTACCGCTCGGTGGTGGATTTGGAATCTTTGGCGTCTCAGTTGACCACAGACCTGCAAGAGGCTTCTGGCGACCATCGCCTCCACGTCTTCCGCTGCGACGTCGAGCTCGAATCGCTTCACGGCGTCCCAAAGATCGCCGCCGTCGAAGAGGCCGGATTCGTGATCGACGCGCTGTTTAAAAGTGAGCTTTTGCCGCGTAATGTCGGCTATCTCAGGTTTGACACGATGGCAGATATCGAGGCGGCGAAGGCCGCTGCTCCCCGGCTGGTTAAATCGGTGTGGAACAAACTGGTTGACACGGATTCGCTCATAATCGACATGAGGTACAACGCCGGCGGCTCCTCCACAGCCGTCCCTCTGTGGTGCAGTTATTTTGTTGACGGGGAACCGTTGCAGCATCTCTACACCGTCTATGACCGCACTACAAAAACCAGAGTCGAGATCATGACGCTGCCCGAGGTCAGCGGTCAAAGGTACGACCCCGGCAAAGACGTCTACATCCTCACCAGTCACATGACGGGGTCAGCGGCGGAGGCGTTTGTCCACGCTATGAGAGACCTGAACAGGGTCACGATCGTCGGGGAACCAACGGCTGGAGGGTCCTTGTCAAGCGCGACCTATCAGATCGGAGAAAGCGTGTTGTACGCGTCTATTCCTAACCAGGTGGTGACGAGCGCAGCCACCGGGAAGTTGTGGAGCATCTCGGGGGTTGAGCCTGACGTTTTCGCCCAGGCCAGGGATGCTCTTCCTGTGGCACAGAGAATCATATCAGCGAGGCTcttaaagagagaaaagggaagatAG
- the gdf2 gene encoding growth/differentiation factor 2, translated as MRGSRWFLLRLCLSLVVSTGSCTCKPLHNDIQSEEPEELYSQLSEEDLLEEEDTNTRMENLLGTMKEGFLRKLNLSDAPQEHSKISPPQFMMELYNKYASDSSAIPQSDVIRSFGVQDISLSVTDGTKSRHRLRFNITIPGHEKITAAELQLLFLPDQSPRVTSQKYKATIKVYEVDYLNFTSTTQLLVGREVSASQGTWETLDVAKAVQNWIRSGHGATVFDVFVDRKDCGGDDGEGCLNMSVTVGDNTSAALIIFSNDLGSRRREAKKELREMILHEEDTIFHSGADWSRDDPLPNEILEVLHPRRRKRKAEREYCRRTSLKVNFKDIGWDSWIVAPPEYDAFECRGQCYHPLTEEMTPSKHALIQTLMNIRDPKKANMACCVPIKLDPITVMYQENGRLTIRYLYEEMKVAECGCR; from the exons ATGCGCGGCTCCAGATGGTTCCTGCTGCGGCTGTGTCTGAGCCTGGTGGTCTCCACGGGCTCCTGCACCTGTAAACCTCTCCACAATGACATCCAGAGCGAGGAACCCGAGGAGCTCTACTCTCAGCTGTCAGAGGAGGAccttctggaggaggaagataCCAACACCAGGATGGAGAACCTTCTGGGAACCATGAAGGAGGGCTTTCTGAGGAAACTCAACCTGTCAGATGCTCCTCAAGAGCACAGCAAGATCTCCCCTCCTCAGTTTATGATGGAGCTTTACAACAAGTACGCCTCAGACAGCTCAGCAATCCCTCAGTCTGATGTCATACGCAGCTTCGGTGTGCAAG acatctctctctctgtgaccGACGGCACAAAGTCCAGACACAGGCTGAGGTTCAACATCACCATCCCCGGTCATGAGAAGATCACCGCTGCTGaactgcagctcctcttccttccagACCAAAGTCCACGGGTCACCTCGCAGAAATACAAGGCCACCATTAAAGTGTACGAGGTGGATTACCTCAACTTCACGTCCACGACGCAGCTTTTGGTGGGCAGGGAGGTGTCGGCGTCGCAGGGTACGTGGGAGACGTTGGACGTGGCCAAGGCGGTCCAGAACTGGATCAGGTCGGGCCACGGGGCcactgtttttgatgttttcgtGGACAGGAAGGACTGCGGAGGCGACGACGGCGAGGGCTGTCTGAACATGAGCGTTACCGTGGGAGACAACACATCAGCGGCTTTGATCATCTTCTCAAACGACCtcggcagcaggaggagggaggcgaagaaggagctgagggagaTGATCCTCCACGAAGAAGACACCATCTTCCACTCGGGCGCTGACTGGAGCCGAGACGACCCGCTTCCCAATGAGATCCTAGAGGTCCTGCATCCgcggagaaggaaaaggaaggcCGAGCGGGAATACTGCAGACGGACCTCTCTCAAAGTCAACTTTAAAGACATCGGCTGGGACAGCTGGATCGTGGCGCCACCCGAGTACGACGCCTTCGAATGCCGAGGCCAGTGTTACCACCCCCTGACAGAAGAAATGACCCCATCAAAGCACGCCCTCATCCAGACTCTGATGAACATCAGGGACCCCAAGAAAGCCAACATGGCATGCTGCGTTCCCATCAAACTGGACCCCATCACAGTCATGTATCAGGAGAACGGACGCCTCACTATCAGATACCTTTACGAAGAGATGAAGGTCGCTGAATGTGGCTGCAGGTAG
- the gdf10b gene encoding growth/differentiation factor 10b, with amino-acid sequence MASRIFYTTHLLLILECSLGRLLTEDLAQATDVPLAAEERVFTHDGATRDMVSVSMFKVYERYSKEPQRQSDGNTVRSFKAVPRVLRGKDVFQFNLSTIQDSELILFASFHFLYKWPRHHHRRTSCFQKRRLQQPPPDAPRLVFHGALGNVTLAPFKRDSWQTGDITAAVERAREVKDLVLTVEFDLGFRAKQKKDYVQADLPYILVYADDRAIDEPNSVALSLQRYGTLPVSEEALQSSSASRIRRELHHYQIQTNDIPEVPYNSLKTHELWQNTYFPTKAKAQAKGRRPGQEGPSKPQVLSFDERTMKKARRRQWSEPRACSRRYLRVDFADIGWSEWVLAPKSFDAYYCAGTCGFPIPKLVHPSNHATIQSIVRAVGIVPGIPEPCCVPEKMSPLSVLFLDPGRNLVLKVYPGMSVDTCACR; translated from the exons ATGGCGAGCAGGATCTTCTACACCACGCACTTGTTACTGATTCTGGAGTGCAGCTTGGGCAGACTCCTGACTGAGGATCTCGCTCAAGCCACCGATGTCCCGCTCGCTGCAGAGGAGCGCGTCTTTACGCACGACGGCGCCACCCGGGACATGGTCTCCGTGAGCATGTTCAAAGTGTATGAGAGGTACAGCAAAGAACCGCAGAGGCAGAGCGACGGAAACACAGTGAGGAGTTTTAAAGCTGTCCCGA GGGTCCTTCGCGGAAAGGACGTGTTCCAGTTCAACCTGTCCACCATCCAGGACTCCGAGCTCATCCTCTTCGCCTCTTTTCACTTCCTCTACAAGTGGCCGCGCCACCACCACCGGCGGACTTCATGTTTCCAAAAGCGTCGCCTCCAGCAGCCGCCCCCCGATGCTCCTCGCCTCGTGTTTCATGGAGCTCTGGGAAATGTAACGCTCGCACCCTTTAAGAGAGACTCCTGGCAAACCGGGGATATAACTGCGGCGGTGGAACGTGCTCGGGAGGTCAAAGACCTTGTGTTGACAGTGGAGTTTGACTTGGGGTTCAGGGCGAAGCAGAAAAAGGACTATGTCCAAGCCGACCTGCCGTACATCCTGGTGTACGCTGACGATCGAGCTATAGACGAGCCGAACAGCGTGGCCTTGTCGCTGCAGCGCTACGGAACCCTGCCAGTAAGCGAGGAAGCGCTTCAGTCATCATCAGCCTCGAGAATCCGGAGGGAACTCCACCATTACCAGATCCAAACCAACGACATCCCTGAGGTGCCCTACAACAGCCTGAAGACCCACGAGCTGTGGCAGAACACGTACTTCCCCACCAAGGCCAAAGCGCAGGCCAAAGGCAGGAGACCAGGTCAGGAAGGTCCCAGTAAGCCACAGGTGCTCAGCTTTGATGAGAGGACTATGAAAaaggccaggaggagacagtggaGCGAGCCCAGAGCGTGCTCCAGGCGCTACCTCCGGGTGGACTTCGCCGACATCGGCTGGAGCGAGTGGGTGCTGGCGCCCAAGTCTTTCGACGCCTACTACTGCGCCGGCACGTGTGGGTTCCCCATCCCCAAA CTGGTGCATCCTTCCAACCACGCCACCATCCAAAGCATCGTGCGAGCAGTGGGAATCGTCCCGGGCATCCCGGAGCCCTGCTGCGTCCCGGAGAAGATGAGTCCTCTCAGCGTCCTCTTCCTCGATCCCGGCAGGAACCTGGTGCTCAAGGTTTACCCTGGTATGTCTGTGGATACCTGCGCCTGTCGATAG